In Sciurus carolinensis chromosome 17, mSciCar1.2, whole genome shotgun sequence, one genomic interval encodes:
- the Dock6 gene encoding dedicator of cytokinesis protein 6 isoform X2 has product MAAAERRAFAHKINRTVASEVRKQVSRERSGSPHSSRRGGSSLGVPLTEVVEPLDFEDVLLSRPPDAEPGPLRDLVEFPCDDLELQRQPRECRTTEPGIPEDGKLDPQARAAVEMYTEDWVIVCRRYQHLSAAYSPITTETQRERQKGLARQVFEQDTSGDERSGPEDSDDSRRCSGSPEDTPRSSGASGIFDLRNLAADSLLPSLLERAAPEDVDRRNEAQRRQNRPRALLTLYPAPDEDEAVERCSHPEPPREHFGQRILVKCLSLKFEIEIEPIFGILALYDAREKKKISENFYFDLNSDSMKGLLRAHGTHPAISTLARSAIFSVTYPSPDIFLVIKLEKVLQQGDISECCEPYMVMKEVDTAKNKEKLEKLRLAAEQFCTRLGRYRMPFAWTAVHLANIVSSAGQPDRDSDSEGERRPAWTDRRRRGPQDRASSGDDACSFSGFRPATLTVTNFFKQEAERLSDEDLFKFLADMRRPSSLLRRLRPVTAQLKIDISPAPENPHFCLSPELLHVKPYPDPRGRPTKEILEFPAREVYAPHTCYRNLLYVYPHSLNFSSRQGSVRNLTVRVQYMAGEDPSQALPVIFGKSSCSEFTREAFTPVVYHNKSPEFYEEFKLCLPACVTENHHLLFTFYHVSCQPRPGTALETPVGFTWIPLLQHGRLRTGPFCLPVSVDQPPPSYSVLTPDVALPGMRWVDGHKGVFSVELMAASSVHPQDPHLDRFFTLVHVLEEGVFPFRLKDAVLSEGTVEQELRASLSALRLASPEPLVAFSHHVLDKLVRLVVRPPVISGQMVNLGRGAFEAMAHVVSLVHRSLEAVQDARGHCPLLAAYVYYAFRLPGAEPSLPGGAPPVTVQAATLARGSGRPASLYLARSKSVSSSNPDLAVAPGSVDDEVSRILANKAIERSSSRASSYLEASSSAPPAPQPRPTVQKLLHEELALQWVVSSSAVREAVLQHAWFFFQLMVKSMALHLLLGQRLDTPRKLRFPGRFLDDITALVGSVGMEVITRVHKDAELAERLNASLAFFLSDLLSLADRGFVFNLVRAHYKQVTTRLHSTPNPTVLLTLRMDFTRILCSHEHYVTLNLPCCPLSPPASPSPSVSSTTSQSSTFSSQAPDPKVTSMFELSGPFRQQHFLAGLLLTELALALEPEAEGASLLHKKAISAVHSLLCSHDTDPRYAEAPVKARVAELYLPLLSLARDTLPRLHDFVEGPGQRSRLASLLDSDTEGEGDIGGTINPSVAMAIAGGPLAPGSRTSISQGPPTASRSGCPLSAESSRTLLACALWVLKNAEPALLQRWAADLALPQLGRLLDLLYLCLAAFEYKGKKAFERINSLTFKKSLDMKARLEEAILGTIGARQEMVRRSRERSPFGNQENVRWRKSITHWKQTSDRVDKTKDEMEHEALVDGNLATEASLVVLDTLEIIVQTVMLSEARESVLGAVLKVVLYSLGSAQSALFLQHGLATQRALVSKFPELLFEEDTELCADLCLRLLRHCGSRVSAVRTHASASLYLLMRQNFEIGHNFARVKMQVTMSLSSLVGTTQNFSEEHLRRSLKTILTYAEEDVGLRDSTFAEQVQDLMFNLHMILTDTVKMKEHQEDPEMLIDLMYRIARGYQGSPDLRLTWLQNMAGKHAELGNHAEAAQCMVHAAALVAEYLALLEDSRHLPVGCVSFQNISSNVLEESAVSDDVLSPDEEGFCSGKHFTELGLVGLLEQAAAYFTMGGLYEAVNEVYKNLIPILEAHRDYKKLAAVHGKLQEAFTKIMHQSSGWERVFGTYFRVGFYGARFGDLDEQEFVYKEPSITKLAEISHRLEEFYTERFGDDVVEIIKDSNPVDKSKLDPQKAYIQITYVEPHFDTYELKDRVTYFDRNYGLRAFLFCTPFTPDGRAHGELPEQHKRKTLLSTEHAFPYIKTRIRVCHREETVLTPVEVAIEDMQKKTRELAFATEQDPPDAKMLQMVLQGSVGPTVNQGPLEVAQVFLAEIPEDPKLFRHHNKLRLCFKDFCKKCEDALRKNKALIGPDQKEYHRELERHYCRLREALQPLLTQRLPQLLAPPPASLRNSLNRASFRRTDL; this is encoded by the exons GACGGTGGCCTCCGAGGTGCGGAAGCAGGTGTCCCGGGAACGCAGCGGCTCTCCGCACTCCAGCCGGCGCGGTGGCAGCTCCCTGGGG GTCCCCCTGACAGAGGTGGTTGAGCCCCTGGACTTTGAGGATGTGCTCCTGAGCCGGCCACCAGACGCAGAGCCGGGGCCCCTCAGGGACCTGGTGGAATTTCCATGCGACGACTTGGAGCTGCAGCGGCAGCCCCGGGAATGCCGGACCACGGAGCCTGGCATCCCCGAGGACGG AAAACTGGATCCCCAGGCGAGGGCTGCTGTGGAGATGTACACGGAGGACTGGGTCATCGTGTGCAGAAG GTACCAGCACCTGAGTGCCGCATACAGCCCCATCACCACGGAGACGCAGCGAGAGCGGCAGAAGGGCCTCGCCCGCCAGGTCTTCGAGCAGGACACCTCTGGGGACGAGAGGTCGGGCCCCGAGGACTCG GATGACTCCCGGCGCTGCTCTGGCTCCCCAGAGGACACCCCTCGAAGCAGCGGTGCCTCTGGCATCTTCGACCTGAGGAACCTGGCCGCTGACTCACTGCTGCCCTCGCTGCTGGAGAGGGCGGCCCCCGAGGACGTGGACCGGCGCAACGAAGCCCAGCGGCGGCAGAACCGGCCGCGCGCCCTGCTCACCCTCTACCCGGCACCTGACGAG GATGAGGCTGTAGAACGCTGTAGCCACCCGGAGCCACCCCGAGAGCACTTCGGACAGAGGATCCTGGTCAAGTGTCTGTCACTCAA ATTCGAGATTGAAATCGAGCCTATCTTTGGGATCCTGGCCCTGTATGACGCGCGGGAGAAGAAGAAG ATTTCAGAAAACTTCTACTTTGACCTGAACTCAGATTCCATGAAGGGGCTGCTTCGTGCCCATGGTACCCACCCCGCCATCTCCACCCTGGCCCGTTCCGCCATCTTCTCCGTGACCTACCCCTCGCCCGACATCTTCCTGGTCATCAAG TTGGAGAAGGTGCTGCAGCAGGGGGACATCAGCGAATGCTGTGAGCCCTACATGGTGATGAAGGAGGTGGACACCGCCAAG AACaaagagaagctggagaagctgcgCCTGGCAGCCGAGCAGTTCTGCACCCGCCTGGGCCGGTACCGCATGCCCTTCGCGTGGACGGCAGTGCACTTGGCCAACATCGTGAGCAGCGCTGGGCAGCCCGACCGCGACTCAGACTCAGAGGGCG AGCGCCGACCTGCCTGGACTGACCGCCGCCGTCGGGGGCCCCAGGACCGAGCGAGTAGCGGGGACGATGCCTGCAGCTTCTCTGGCTTCCGCCCAGCGACACTTACTGTCACCAACTTCTTTAAACAG GAGGCGGAACGGCTCAGTGATGAGGACCTCTTCAAATTTCTGGCGGACATGCGGCGCCCATCGTCCCTGCTGCGTCGCCTGCGGCCTGTGACTG cccagctcaaGATCGACATTTCCCCGGCCCCTGAGAACCCCCACTTCTGCCTCTCCCCTGAGCTGCTTCACGTCAAGCCCTACCCAGATCCCCGGGGCCGACCCACCAAGGAGATCCTGGAGTTCCCTGCCCGTGAGGTCTACGCTCCCCACACCTGTTACAG GAACCTGCTGTACGTGTACCCACACAGCCTCAATTTCAGCAGCCGCCAGGGCTCCGTGCGCAACCTCACTGTGCGAGTCCAGTACATGGCTGGCGAGGACCCCAGCCAGGCCCTGCCG GTCATCTTTGGCAAGTCCAGCTGCAGTGAATTCACGCGTGAGGCCTTCACGCCTGTGGTCTACCATAACAA GTCCCCTGAGTTCTACGAGGAGTTCAAGCTGTGCCTTCCGGCTTGTGTGACCGAGAACCACCACCTGCTCTTCACCTTCTACCACGTCAGCTGCCAGCCCCGGCCGGGCACGGCCCTGGAGACGCCCGTGGGCTTTACC TGGATCCCCCTGCTGCAGCACGGCCGTCTGAGGACCGGTCCCTTCTGCCTCCCGGTGTCTGTGGACCAGCCGCCGCCCAGCTACTCTGTGCTCACGCCCGAC GTGGCGCTGCCGGGCATGCGCTGGGTGGACGGCCACAAGGGTGTATTCAGCGTGGAGCTCATGGCCGCGTCCTCTGTCCACCCCCAG GACCCGCACCTGGACAGGTTCTTCACCCTGGTGCACGTCCTGGAGGAGGGGGTCTTTCCATTCCGGCTCAAGGACGCCGTGCTGAGCGAGGGCACCGTGGAGCAGGAGCTCCGGGCCAGCCTGTCGGCCCTGCGCCTTGCCAGCCCCGAACCCCTCGTGGCCTTCTCCCACCACGTGCTGGACAAGCTCGTGCGCCTTGTGGTGCGGCCCCCGGTCATCAGTGGCCAGATGG TGAACCTAGGCCGTGGGGCCTTTGAAGCAATGGCCCATGTAGTCAGCCTTGTCCACCGGAGCCTGGAGGCAGTCCAGGATGCCCGTGGTCACTGCCCGCTGCTGGCTGCCTATGTCTACTACGCCTTTCGCCTCCCTGGCGCTGAGCCCAGCCTCCCAGGCG GGGCCCCTCCAGTGACCGTGCAGGCTGCCACACTGGCCCGTGGCTCCGGCCGCCCTGCAAGCCTCTACCTGGCCCGTTCTAAGAGTGTCAGCAGCAGCAACCCCGACCTGGCTGTGGCTCCTGGCTCTGTGGACGATGAGGTTTCCCGCATCCTGGCCAACAAG GCCATCGAGCGCAGCTCTAGCCGAGCCTCCTCCTACCTTGAGGCCTCTTCCTCCGCCCCGCCGGCCCCCCAGCCAAGACCCACTGTGCAGAAG CTGCTTCACGAGGAGCTGGCTCTGCAGTGGGTGGTCAGCAGCAGCGCTGTGCGCGAGGCTGTCCTCCAGCACGCCTGGTTCTTCTTCCAGCTCATG GTGAAGAGCATGGCGCTGCACCTGCTTCTGGGCCAGCGGCTGGACACGCCCCGCAAGCTGCGCTTTCCTGGGCGCTTCCTGGATGACATCACTGCCTTGGTGGGCTCTGTTGGCATGGAGGTCATTACCCGTGTCCACAAG GACGCGGAGCTGGCCGAGCGCCTCAACGCCAGCCTGGCCTTCTTCCTCAGTGACCTCCTGTCCCTGGCAGATCGCGGCTTTGTCTTCAACCTGGTGCGAGCTCACTATAAGCAG GTGACCACGCGGCTGCactccacccccaaccccacagTGCTGCTGACCCTCCGCATGGACTTCACCCGCATCCTGTGCAGCCATGAGCACTACGTGACCCTCAACCTCCCCTGCTGTCCCCTGTCacctccagcctcaccctcccCATCTGTGTCCTCCACAACCTCCCAG AgctccaccttctccagccaggCCCCAGACCCCAAGGTGACCAGCATGTTCGAGCTGAGCGGGCCCTTCCGGCAACAGCACTTCCTGGCTGGGCTCCTGCTGACGGAGCTGGCTCTGGCCCTGGAGCCTGAGGCCGAAGG GGCATCCCTGTTGCACAAGAAGGCCATCAGTGCTGTGCACAGCCTGCTCTGCAGCCACGACACTGACCCCCGCTACGCCGAAGCCCCCGTAAAGGCCCGCGTGGCCGAGCTCTACCTGCCACTGCTGTCACTTGCCCGGGACACGCTACCACGGCTACACGACTTTGTGG AGGGCCCAGGCCAGCGGTCAAGACTGGCCTCCTTGCTCGACTCAGACACAGAAGGCGAAGGAGACATTGGAGGGACCATCAACCCCTCCGTGGCCATGGCCATTGCTGGTGGCCCCCTGGCCCCTGGCTCCCGGACCAGCATCTCCCAGGGGCCACCAACA GCATCTCGCTCGGGCTGTCCCCTTTCTGCTGAGTCGAGCCGGACGTTGCTGGCCTGCGCGCTCTGGGTCCTGAAAAACGCCGAGCCAGCCCTCCTGCAGCGCTGGGCTGCCGACCTGGCCCTGCCCCAGCTGGGGCGGCTCCTGGACCTGCTGTACCTCTGTCTGGCGGCCTTCGAGTACAAG GGGAAAAAGGCCTTCGAGCGCATCAACAGCCTCACGTTCAAGAAGTCACTGGACATGAAGGCCCGGCTAGAGGAGGCCATCCTAGGCACCATCGGGGCGCGGCAGGAGATGGTGCGGAGGAGTCGCG AGAGGAGCCCATTTGGGAACCAGGAAAATGTTCGCTGGCGCAAGAGCATTACACACTGGAAACAAACGTCAGACCGCGTGGACAA GACCAAAGATGAAATGGAGCATGAGGCCTTGGTGGACGGGAACCTGGCTACAGAGGCCAGCCTGGTGGTTCTGGACACACTGGAAATCATCGTGCAG ACGGTGATGCTGTCAGAGGCCCGGGAAAGCGTCTTGGGTGCTGTGCTGAAGGTTGTGCTGTATAGTCTGGGCAGTGCCCAGAGTGCCCTCTTCTTGCAGCATGGCCTGGCCACCCAGCGGGCTCTGGTGTCCAAG TTCCCAGAGCTGCTGTTCGAGGAGGACACGGAGCTGTGTGCCGACCTCTGCCTGAGGCTCCTGCGGCACTGTGGCAGCCGCGTCAGCGCCGTCCGCACGCACGCCAGCGCCTCGCTCTACCTCCTCATGCGCCAGAACTTCGAGATTGGCCAC AACTTCGCCCGTGTGAAGATGCAGGTGACCATGTCGCTGTCGTCCCTCGTGGGGACGACGCAGAACTTCAGCGAGGAGCACCTGCGACGTTCCCTCAAGACCATCCTTACCTACGCCGAGGAGGATGTGGGGCTGCGGGACAGCACCTTCGCAGAGCAG GTGCAAGACCTGATGTTCAACCTGCACATGATCCTGACCGACACGGTGAAGATGAAGGAGCACCAGGAGGACCCCGAGATGCTCATCGACCTCATGTACCG GATCGCCCGGGGCTACCAGGGCTCCCCGGACCTGCGGCTGACGTGGCTGCAGAACATGGCAGGGAAGCACGCGGAGCTGGGCAACCACGCAGAAGCTGCCCAGTGCATGGTGCACGCCGCTGCCCTGGTGGCCGAGTACCTGGCCCTGCTGGAAGACAGCCGCCACCTGCCAGTGGGCTGCGTCTCCTTCCAG aACATCTCGTCCAACGTGCTGGAGGAGTCCGCCGTGTCCGACGACGTCCTGTCCCCCGACGAGGAGGGCTTCTGCTCCGGGAAGCACTTCACTGAGCTGGGGCTGGTGGGGCTGCTGGAGCAGGCAGCCGCCTACTTCACCATG GGCGGGCTCTATGAGGCGGTGAATGAAGTCTACAAGAACCTCATCCCCATCCTGGAAGCCCACCGTGACTACAAGAAGCTGGCGGCAGTACATGGCAAGCTGCAGGAAGCCTTCACGAAGATCATGCACCAG AGCTCCGGCTGGGAG CGTGTATTCGGGACGTATTTCCGAGTGGGCTTCTATGGCGCACGTTTTGGGGACCTGGATGAGCAGGAGTTTGTGTACAAGGAACCCTCAATCACCAAGTTGGCCGAGATCTCCCACCGGCTGGAG GAATTCTACACAGAGAGGTTTGGGGACGACGTGGTGGAGATCATCAAAGATTCTAACCCCGTCGACAAGTCCAAGCTGGATCCACAGAAG GCCTACATCCAGATCACTTACGTGGAGCCGCACTTCGACACCTACGAGCTCAAAGACCGCGTGACCTACTTCGACCGCAACTACGGGCTGCGCGCCTTCCTGTTCTGCACGCCCTTCACGCCCGACGGGCGTGCGCACGGGGAGTTGCCTGAGCAGCACAAGCGGAAGACGCTGCTCAGCACTGAGCACGCCTTCCCCTACATCAAGACACGCATCCGCGTGTGCCACCGGGAGGAG ACAGTGCTTACGCCCGTGGAGGTGGCCATTGAGGACATGCAGAAGAAGACTCGGGAGCTGGCCTTCGCCACTGAACAGGACCCTCCAGATGCCAAGATGCTACAGATGGTGCTGCAGGGCTCCGTGGGGCCCACCGTGAATCAG ggtCCCTTAGAGGTGGCTCAGGTATTTTTGGCAGAGATCCCAGAAGACCCCAAGCTCTTCCGGCATCATAACAAACTGCGGCTTTGCTTCAAGGACTTCTGCAAGAA GTGTGAGGATGCGCTGCGCAAGAACAAAGCCCTGATTGGGCCGGACCAGAAGGAGTACCACCGTGAACTGGAGCGCCACTACTGCCGCCTGCGGGAAGCGCTGCAGCCCCTGCTCACCCAGCGCCTGCCCCAGCTGCTGGCACCGCCCCCAGCCAGCCTCAG GAACTCTCTGAACAGAGCAAGTTTTCGGAGGACAGACCTCTGA